A single Biomphalaria glabrata chromosome 2, xgBioGlab47.1, whole genome shotgun sequence DNA region contains:
- the LOC106060604 gene encoding caspase-3-like: MNDTTDAKLESFQAGGDQSNVLESFVTTDETDSIGGYRSSGRIASMPESDFLSQHYAVKDRIGRAVIINNKTFSERTGMGKRPGTDTDAVSMQTVLITIGFQVERFDDLRADEIKNKLQQVASDDHSSSSSFLCVILTHGEEGYVFGTDDRVSLDDLVAPFKGDKCLSLAGKPKIFLIQACRAPEAGYEGDDGMEEEMDYDKSIRRIPTEADFLIALSVVPGCLVWNKSPKANSWFVKAIHDVFLRNWNKLDLMTMMTRVNKIVADEFETKNKAEFDKRKKQIPCITSMLVKDFYFFKR, translated from the exons ATGAATGATACAACAGATGCAAAACTTGAAAGTTTTCAAGCAGGTGGAGACCAGTCTAATGTGCTTGAAAGCTTTGTTACAACAGATGAAACAGACAGCATTGGGGGCTATCG GTCTTCTGGGAGAATAGCTTCGATGCCAGAGTCTGACTTCTTATCTCAACATTATGCAGTTAAAGATCGTATTGGTCGTGctgttataataaataacaagaCATTTAGTGAAAGGACAGGCATGGGTAAACGCCCTGGAACTGATACTGATGCAGTTAGCATGCAGACTGTTCTAATTACAATAGGTTTTCAAGTTGAACGCTTTGATGATTTAAGAgcagatgaaataaaaaataaacttcaacaAG ttgCTTCAGATGACCACTCTAGCAGCAGTAGTTTTCTTTGTGTTATTCTAACTCATGGAGAAGAGGGATATGTTTTTGGTACTGATGATAGAGTGTCACTTGATGATTTGGTAGCTCCATTCAAAGGAGATAAATGTTTATCTCTTGCTGGGAAGCCTAAAATATTCTTAATTCAA GCTTGCAGAGCTCCAGAAGCAGGGTATGAGGGAGATGATGGAATGGAGGAAGAAATGGACTATGATAAATCTATCAGGAGAATTCCAACGGAAGCCGATTTTCTTATAGCTCTTTCTGTTGTTCCAG GATGCTTAGTGTGGAATAAATCACCCAAAGCTAATTCATGGTTTGTAAAAGCTATTCATGATGTTTtcttaagaaactggaacaagtTGGATTTGATGACAATGATGACAAGAGTCAACAAAATAGTAGCAGatgaatttgaaacaaaaaataaggcTGAGtttgacaaaagaaaaaagcaaattccaTGCATAACATCAATGTTGGTGAAAGATTTCTATTTCTTCAAAAGATGA